Below is a genomic region from Diabrotica undecimpunctata isolate CICGRU chromosome 7, icDiaUnde3, whole genome shotgun sequence.
AGATCACAATGAAAACAGACTTATAATGAACTCAGCCAATGCTGCACTGGAAAGGGTGAAAACGTGACTGAAAGACCGAGAGTTTTCGCTCGCTTCGCAAAAAACGGAAGCTTTGATACTAAAAGAACCTAGAGAGATCATATCTCCTTCGCCCTCGAGGGAGAAAGAATAAATCCGAACAAAAAGGTTAAATATATAAGAACAAGTTGAATAGTTCTGCGACGACGTTAACACTGCGGTACAAGAGGTAACCACCAACTATACTACACCCGTGGGAGACCTAAGCGCCAAAATAGGCCACAAGCAGGATGATTGTAAGTTTTTAGTTGGACATCTCGGGTATGGAGGTAGAAACGAAAGGGCCTAAacaagaacgaaattgacttttTAATTACTAGCAAAAAAGATGCTGTTCAAGAGGTATTAAATCAATTTTCAACCGGAAGTAATCATAGAATGGTTAGAGCTAAGATAATCTTGAATGTAAAGAATAAATATGGTAGCAGGGgcaacaaatttcacatttacgGCAATTACTAACACAAGTGCATACCAGGAAGAAATACAGAGGCACAGAAGTGCTAAGGCAAACAAACAAGGAAAAATTCACAGAAATCAAGAAACCTAATGCAAAACGAAGGGAAATAAAAAATGATTACACAAAGAACATAGCAAAGCTAtgctaaataatttaaacaaaaacatttcaaaagccGATAGGAAAGGCATAATGAACTTTAACACTAAAGAAGCAACTtccatagaaaaaaaaaaagccTAAAACGAAACGACATCCAGCATAACTGGATTCAAGGTGCTCGAGACCGGAAGCAATTGAATTATTTACAGGaggtctatgttcagcagtggactcaaacTTTTCAACTTTTATTAGTACCCATTTTTCACAcgtatttgtattttttgttactttcTGGGCACCTGTCTCTATTCTTATTTTTCATGGTTATTCTTACTCCAAAATAGGTAAACTATTTCATCACCAAAAATTTGTAGTCATTACTAATTCTTTTGAATATTTCATTGTTACTTTGACTTGGCTGTATGCCATATACTAAAAGCCATACGGACATTATATAGAAGAATTGCTATTTGCACTATTTTCTTAATTCAATCACTCCTATAACTCTGTCATTTCCAGAAATGGTTTTTGTACTTCTTTTTTGAAAAGAATAAAAAACTTcagtttttttggaatatttatttACAGGGTTATATATATTCaagtacaaaatatatatatcaacaatataataataaataaattagtagTGATATTTAAAACATTTGGATACATTATCCATTATTTGGCAGTTATTAAGTTCCACGCAAATAAAAACTGTTAAGAGCCTAGGAACAAATTCATTTTTGATAACTATCTTACTACAATTTGTGTTCCATTTGAACGATAGTACTTTCCAATGTATTTAAATAGAGGCAAACATTTTCCTTGCAGTGACTATTAAAGGACATATTTTATATGACTACTAGACGGGGAAGAATTGGACTTTTAGGTAAAATGTAGAAATGAGATTTGATAttgcaaaataacaaaaaaattttagtCTAAATTGTGAAAATTATTATATGAAGACAAAAAAATGGTACACGGCGTCCTTAACATTTTTGAAACCATTGAGTCTCAAATTGAGAGTCACAGTTCACTCTAGAttcaaaacaatatatatatatatatatatatatatatatatatatatatatacatatatatacatatatatatatatatatatatatatatatatatatatatatatatataggtatataccTATACTCAATAATAGTATATCTTATTTTTGTAAAAGAAATTTTCAAAGGCATTGAGATGATTTATTACACATCCAACATATTTTAGAATAGCAGAATACAGAGAACAATTTGCCAATGATATCCTAAAATGCCAGTAATAAAAAGAGctataaaaaagattttttcctTGCTTCTACTGTGTCCTTGAGTCTCTTCATACCGCTCACTTTGGTCTTCATATTATAGTGACTTTTGATTCTATAAAATGCACAACTTATAGATTAATCCACAACATGTGGTAATCTTGTCCTAATGCTTCAAAATCTTTTAAATATCAAGATTCGTATTTGTTCATCATGAATTCGATGTTGTTGTTTGATTGCTACCACTTTTACTAACCTTATTTTTCTTCCCAACCCCCATCATGCCCTTTCCTTTATCAGACTCATTATCAGAACTAAAACTCAAACTAGTTCTCACTTTCCCATCCTCACTGACACTCTTACTCTCACTTCTACTCTTCCGCCTCTGACTCATGTTGTCTTTCAAAAACTGGCTAAGTTGGTGGAACCTGTGCTCCCACATCAAGTTCTGCTTTTGCACTATGTCACCATGTTTGTTGATGAAATCTTGGTCAGTTGGCAGGTGGAGCTCCCATTCTTTATTGTGACGCCGTAGTTTTGAAATACCTGTGAAAATTTCTTTGATTTCTTCAGAGGGGATTTTGAGAATCGAAGAGACCTTCTTCCTTTCCACGTATTGGCTTTTTGTAAATtgatacaactaaaaaaaaagacaaaatcaaTTGAATTAAATCACTTTTTGtaactaaatattaaatataaatcagATCTAGTTCATATATACTATTTGAACGTCTCTATGGACAAGAATTGGGTAATTACAACTTATATATTCAGAAGATAGTTGTTTCTGGTGGTTTCCTTGACATTGCATACTGAAATCTGTATCAGTAACAGATTACAGTCCATATTTTTCTCTATGTTGATGCAGGAAGTCTCAATTACCAATATTTCATCAGGAAAATATCAAAACTGCAAATACTTACAATATAATCTCTGGCTCTGCACATCAATTCTGCTGGAACTCCACTAGTGGCAGAAAATGTATTAGCAGGATACAAAACATCAGACTTAACTACCCAGTTGCCTCTGACTAAAACTGCTACAACCGGAAGAACTTTCAATAACGAATCTGTTGCTGTCTTTTCTCCCCCTGTTAAAAGCATCAAAAGCTGCTGGAATCTTATTATTTGGGCTAAAAAATAAATCATGGTTACATAAATTGTTGTAATAAAATGGACAGTAAAGAAATAATAGTAACTGAATGAATGAAAGAGACACGCTGAGGATTTGATAGGTAGAGGTTTCAGTGGCTATGCAATTTGAAGAAATTTATTCAATGACAcacaaactaaagaaaaaaacagaataaatgaTAGCCACTATTAGTAATTTTATAGAAACATAAAAAATTCTTCTCACATACCATCTTTTAATAACACCCTACATCTCTCTTGAATGGGTAAAGCCCTCAGGGCATTCAAAGAGAGCAAGTGAGAAGGCAGTACTGGTTCTAGAGGTGTCTGTTCCTGGTCTTCTGGAATCAGCAGCCTTATATATTCTGAATCTCCTAAAGTAGTAGCTTGGCTGATGTCTTCTGTATTGTCTGACATCAATTTGAGTCTCTCCACCTAAAGAATACTcacatttgtaataaaaaaactaaccagatctctaaaataaataaaatacctagTTGTTTAAAAGACTCAAATCATCTAATAAGGCAACATAACACAAAAATCTTTGTTAAAAATGATCTACATCTAGTGATTCATATATTTGTCTAAAATAAACATTGATAGCAAACTTACACAACTAAAAGTGCTATCTGCTTCATGCCACTCACACTCAGTCCAAGGTTCTTCAGCTTTTTTAGACTGCAAAGCATGATAGCTAGTTTCATCCATCTTTTTCCACCTTTCATCACTGGATTTGAACTTAACTGTTACTTGTTGGGCAGAACTTGGGCCAGCTTGTTCTTCATCAGACTCATTCCCATCTGTTTCCTTCTTTCTCTTTAAGCCCTTTTCCATATAAGGAAAAACTGGCCTGAATTGAAATACTCCTAAAACAGatacataattttaatataaaaaatgtggaTAAATACTGTTTGGTTTATCAACTTACCACTAAGAGAGGTAAGATGGACTTCTTTGCCATTATACACAGCCACTGCATACCTGTTGGCATCTTGAACAGTTTTAGATGATTGAAGGAAAACCTTGTCAACAACCTCATTCTCAAAATATTTAGGattcttttttgttttgtctGAGTCCTTATCTACCTCGTGTGCTATTATCTCAGCTCTTCCTGTATCAAAATTTGGAGAACGGGTATCAATGCCTAGTTCAAGTTTGACTTCTTGGTTTTTGGGTTTGAAAAAGCATGATTTGATTTTGTGTTGATTAGTAGTTACGCTATGGTTTAATGGGTATTGAAATAGATATAAGTTATCCTCTAGTCTCTTGGAATGAATTATGGGTATCTGTAATCAAAAAACTTTGGAAATTTACAAGAATTTTTGactaaattacattttatataattGAGTTGCCCCAAATATAGGCAACTTACAATGTATTATTGCAGTATTTCCAGATTCCCAATATTTCCTTTAAATTCCTAAAATTCAAACATCTCAAGTCATAATATAGCATATTATAGCTTACCATTTGAAAAAACACTAAGATACACTTTTGAATGAAAGCTAAAATGTCAAGTACAACAAATTTTAATGTGCCAAGGAATcataataaaatattgtaatatataGTTATTCACAGTTAGTATTCTGTGTTCACAGCATGTAAGACACTGGAGCAACACTGTATCCCTGGCAATTGTACAACTTGGagatataatttttaaatggTATAAATTCCATCACCAATAACTTAATTGGTTTTTCCGACACCTAACACTATTTTATAAGATAGAAAATATTTAACTAACCATGTACAAAAATATGACAGAATCAACATAACCAAAAACTTAACAATATTTAAGAGATATAAATTTTACCTCTTTAATTATTTCATCATCTTCAGCATCAGCAGCTGTTGAGGCTTCCATttgttataataatattaaaattctaCCCACATAAAAATGATTAACAAATCCACAATATAACATAAACTTCTCCCTGTTTATTCATAGATAAATTACACTGCTATGTGTTGTGGTAGTGTGCTATGCTGTTTATTTAATTCCAAAATAATGTGAATTATTCTGATTATATCACTGTCACTTTGTCAGTATGTCGTATGTCAGTGATGTCTGATGTGATCTGATCAGCCACCCACGGATTCGAGTATACATTCTACGTCTTTATCCGAATATACGCGAACAGTCTGCTTGTGTTTATAAAAGGGTGTAAAATgtaggttattggaatggaggccaagggaagacaatagacggggttggaaacatgaggaagaggcctatgttcagcagtggactcttgaggctggatgatgatgatgatgaaaatgtaggtaaattaaaaatttatatatttaaattaaacttattgcATTCTTtacaagttaaaatttacttgtaaaatttaatttaccaaTCACATGCATTATAATGTTAAAAAcacttaatttttaaaaatttaagtttataatATTCTTCCATGATTTATATAGGCTCTGTCTATGATAAACATATATTATTGATGTAAATTTCACTGTAATTATCTATTTTAAACTTCACTATTGAGCGTacgtaaaaaaactcacattaccAGTTCCCTGTCCTGTCATAGTCTGACCAAAGAATATAGAAGCTTAAGCTTAAGCGCACAGTATAGAGTTGTCTATACTGtgttaagcgtctatattctttggtctGACGTTGTAGCACAGAATAAATAAtaactttatgtttattattctgtggttgtacataaataatttttaccaAAATATCTGACATTGCAATTACTTTTTCAcaatctttttttttctaatataaaatTTTTGGGAGGAATATGGTTGGTCCTGCAAATTTCTATAAGGACTAAAATTCTTACAAGAACCACACTAAACTTTACTTCTGTGTAATGTTCTGATCTGGAAATGGAGTTAGTCAGTTCAAAAGTCAAAACGTCAAACACATGTCATGTCGACATGTCAAACTTGAAAATATTTTCGGATTCGGGAATATAacctaatattatattatttatctatgaatATAACCAAATATAACCTTAGAAAATGTTTAGTTTAACCAGGAATCAACTATTTAGAACTAATTTAAAAGTATTGAGGTATTCTTAATATATTATTGCTTAGCTAGTTTTATAACGGTTTTGTTGTAGTAATGCTCTCCAACAGAATGGCATGTCTCAATATCCTAGTTATTATATTAAACCTGTCTATATTAAGGAATCCCAGAATGATTTAATAAAAAGTGGAGAAGTCCAGAAAATAGCTCATTTACCAACACGGGCTGCTCTTAATGATCAAACTTGTTCCCTGTCATATGATCCACTGGTTAAGTGAGTACCTATTCATtctgttttattactttttaataCTTATACAAGAGATTTTGACTTGTAGCTTAATGGTAAATTATTGTATGAGACAAGGAAATAAAGTTTTAGCAAGAGGCTTAATGCAACaatgttttgaaaatattaaacGACTGCAACTAGAAAAGTACCACAAATGTCAATCTGAAGAAGAAAAAAGCCTTATTAACTTAGATCCAAAAGATATATTTCATAAAGCTGTGGAAAACTGTAAACCCTTGCTTCAACTTATGTCGATAAAAAGAGGAGGTGTTAGATATCAGGTATGTccttaaattttgttaaaatatgcTATAAATAAGAATATGAAAGTAAAAGTTTTGATAAAATAAACTATAGTTATATAATAAACTAAATCCTCTCAATGTCATTGGAGTAAGTTGCAcagtaaatataaaaatgcatCTATGGTTTTAAAAACATCAATAGAATgttaaattttagatattttccaTTCATTTTGTGACTTTAgattaaacattcttttttgtagGTTCCTGTTCCCATCACAGATAAGAGGGCACAGTTCCTATCAATGAATTGGCTGATACAGGCaggaaaggaaaaagacagtAATGTGAGGTTTCACTTACAGTTAGCAAGAGAACTAATAGATGCTTCGAATAATACAGGTAAGGTTATTAAGAAGAAACAAGATCTACATCGACAGTGCGAAGCCAACAAGGCATATGCCCATTATAGATGGAGTTAAGTCATTTTACTTTTGTTGTAAATAAAGTAATACTTGAAATACATTcttttttttacttatatctaccattttgtattgagtatattaTAGATGGAGTTATGTCATTTTACTTTTGTTGTAAATAAAGTGATACTTGAAATACAATCTTTTTTACTTATATCTACTATTAGGCTAGGCTACATAGTATGGCTCATATAATTTATAAATCTCATACTCTCACATAATTTATAAATCTTTGATTTATGATAAAGCCTACTCCCAAAATACTACTTTCTTAGCTgctattattgtttttaacccCTTAACGTACGTGCCCGTCTCAGACACGGGCGCGCCTTACTGGTAATTTTGTACGCGCTCGTCTGGGACACGGGCGCCGGTTAAATtttatccataaaatttttcaaGCCTTGCAAAGCGGATATTTGCATAAAGAGACATATGTAAGcctatatctaaattatttttctattataaaatagatgactcagccagtattgagttactttaaaatatatttattatctcataacttgcaatttgcaatcatcatcatttataactgatattattgtcgaacttttgttttgatacaagccttctgtcttgccggtgtaaagtcgtctgaagtcgatatttattgttttttgcatttgaactaatttgtgccttattttcaacatattattatattgtttggtaagtaaattttgcatataatattcGGTAGGTtagagtaatgtgtatattttctgttttactaaatttcattataattcatctaaaatacaatattgtgtgtgtgtgtgtcaattTGGAATATTTGTATTGTTCATATACATAAATCATACTACCATTTACCTATTCACAAAGTATTTCGTCTgaacaaagtttttaaatttcaacggatTTGCATACACCCTATCCCCCCCCCCCCacgaaaagtaaaggttttacgccattgaaaatattttttttattcaattataaccaaaacaaaacatttttactaaGAAAAAAATTCGATTATTTTTTGACCTtaacttcaaaattaatgtgtactaCGTTAAGGGGTTAAGAAGTCAGACATATGTTCCAGCCCCTTCAAAATATCAGTTTGTACCAGTGAGTAATGAACATTCACATATTAGTGTGCTACTAAAGCAGCACTCGCTCTAGACACTCAATGACTAAATACTGCAGTACTATAGGAAAAACAAGACTGTACCTTTCCATCATGTTAAAAAGAGTCAACTTCATTTGTGacacatttttttgctaaatattatGCGACAGATATTAAAATATTGACTGGGTTTTGAAAAGTAAGAAGAGGCATGTCATCTTCTTCTGTGTCACTTGTATCTATTAGTAAATTCATCATTTCTTTCAAAGATATACTTTTGTGAGTTTTAGAATCTTCTGGTTCATTTATTCTGACACCCATTTGCAAATGTCAGTAGCAGATATTCGCATTTGTGAATATTTAAGAATTGAAATTTGTTATGTAACTAGCTTGTGCATCCTTCAATTTTTTACACTTTACTTACTACTTGATGTGGCTGTTACAGAGTGCCTGGGAAAAGGGACTAGATAGATCTAAAGAGATGAATAATcataaaaaagtcaaaagaaATAGCGTTGGACTACAACAAAGGCAAAAAAGGTTGTAAGTGTTTAATTAAAACAATCCCAATTTTTAAATGGTTATAGGGAAAGTACCAATGAAAACTAGTTTTTAAGGTTAAATTTGAACTAAAATATGACCTATTGACTATTGCAGAGGTAAAAAGTGCTCATTTCACAATACTACATAGGTAAAGGTgagaaaaatacagaaaaaatacaattatagaactttctttatttgttcattATCATAAATAATGCCTAAACTCAAATTGTATTTTAATACTACTGGTGTAGAATACCGTTTAAATTTCATATATAGTTTATTAGTAACAGAAAACGGAATTTCTTCACTTGGAACAATATCTGATACAGGCATTTCTACATCCTTTCTCCAACCCCAAAAATCAACATATGCCACTTTGGCTACATTTTGTTCTTCATCATAATATATAAATCCTATAAAGTTGGATGTTAATTGGCCTGCTCCGTAAAGTGAAATACATCCAGTAAGACCTGAAAATTAGTAGTTTTATTgctgtgttttttttatttacacacaACAAACCTATAATAGAAATGACTTGCAAAGTTTCTGTACTAATAAAGTTCAACAAATTCAAGGCAAAGGAAGAAGGCAACGTGATTCCTGTTAAAACTGCTTGGTAACACTTTACCCTATTGATAACtgaaaagtattttattaaaggaaattgatatatagtattAAAATTGGATTTGCTGGTTTGAGTATTATTTTGATCAGTACTGAGTAGGCGTACATTTTGATTAATTAGTCTATGATTCGAAATATTGTTTGATATAACACATCCTGTCGTTACTTCTCTATAAATTGTATGTTTAAATTTCTGTAATGTTGTTAAAaacttaaacattttaaaattttaaggttATTCAACAATGCAAAGAGGTTATGTCATGAGTTcttctttttttactttataGTTGAAGAcgaaaataattcaaaattatcctaattttttttctaatgttaTACAAAAAAGATCTCTCGAgcaaacaaattgaataaattttaaCCTAATTGATAGATCGAACTGAAATTTTGAGGTTGTGTTAAGAACCACAAGATCTAACTTTGGACACAATATCAAAGctttaagttaatttttacaaGAGAGAAGAGATTCCTCATTTTAGACCATATTCTTTATCTATGTTTTAGACCTTGAAATCTTCATACTGGTGGTGACGTAAATCTCCCCAAACATCACCTTGAGGGAATAATAAAACACAGTTGACGATATAGCGATCCATATAGTCGGGAGAGATAAGTTACTACAGGAGACCTCAATGCAAAATCAATACTTTGGGGAGCACCGGCAAACGATAAAAGGGGACACGCATGAGTTAAAGTAATTCAAGCTATGAACTTGGTCGTATTATATAACGGAAAACCAACATTCATAAGAGGAGAGAGCCAAACACATGGATGTAAGGATGGCAAAGATCTCGACTTaaacaaaaatagaagaatgggatACAGTAGAAGGGGAAATCTTCACATATTATAAgtatattatatacaaaataataagaacataaaacCTAAacggaaaacaaaaaaaaatcaagggACGGGAGACGAATCAAATTCATTGAcaagaaaaaactaaaagaattacAGGGAATGGGGGTACACCTAAGTAATTTTGAAGTTGGATATGAAAAAATTAAGGAGCTAGCCGAGAAATGTTGCCCAAGGGGAAAATGAACGAGCACCCGCCCTTACTGGTGGA
It encodes:
- the Polr3E gene encoding DNA-directed RNA polymerase III subunit RPC5 isoform X2, which gives rise to MIPIIHSKRLEDNLYLFQYPLNHSVTTNQHKIKSCFFKPKNQEVKLELGIDTRSPNFDTGRAEIIAHEVDKDSDKTKKNPKYFENEVVDKVFLQSSKTVQDANRYAVAVYNGKEVHLTSLSGVFQFRPVFPYMEKGLKRKKETDGNESDEEQAGPSSAQQVTVKFKSSDERWKKMDETSYHALQSKKAEEPWTECEWHEADSTFSCVERLKLMSDNTEDISQATTLGDSEYIRLLIPEDQEQTPLEPVLPSHLLSLNALRALPIQERCRVLLKDAQIIRFQQLLMLLTGGEKTATDSLLKVLPVVAVLVRGNWVVKSDVLYPANTFSATSGVPAELMCRARDYILYQFTKSQYVERKKVSSILKIPSEEIKEIFTGISKLRRHNKEWELHLPTDQDFINKHGDIVQKQNLMWEHRFHQLSQFLKDNMSQRRKSRSESKSVSEDGKVRTSLSFSSDNESDKGKGMMGVGKKNKVSKSGSNQTTTSNS
- the mRpS7 gene encoding small ribosomal subunit protein uS7m isoform X1, with amino-acid sequence MFSLTRNQLFRTNLKVLSNALQQNGMSQYPSYYIKPVYIKESQNDLIKSGEVQKIAHLPTRAALNDQTCSLSYDPLVNLMVNYCMRQGNKVLARGLMQQCFENIKRLQLEKYHKCQSEEEKSLINLDPKDIFHKAVENCKPLLQLMSIKRGGVRYQVPVPITDKRAQFLSMNWLIQAGKEKDSNVRFHLQLARELIDASNNTGKVIKKKQDLHRQCEANKAYAHYRWS
- the Polr3E gene encoding DNA-directed RNA polymerase III subunit RPC5 isoform X1 — its product is MEASTAADAEDDEIIKEIPIIHSKRLEDNLYLFQYPLNHSVTTNQHKIKSCFFKPKNQEVKLELGIDTRSPNFDTGRAEIIAHEVDKDSDKTKKNPKYFENEVVDKVFLQSSKTVQDANRYAVAVYNGKEVHLTSLSGVFQFRPVFPYMEKGLKRKKETDGNESDEEQAGPSSAQQVTVKFKSSDERWKKMDETSYHALQSKKAEEPWTECEWHEADSTFSCVERLKLMSDNTEDISQATTLGDSEYIRLLIPEDQEQTPLEPVLPSHLLSLNALRALPIQERCRVLLKDAQIIRFQQLLMLLTGGEKTATDSLLKVLPVVAVLVRGNWVVKSDVLYPANTFSATSGVPAELMCRARDYILYQFTKSQYVERKKVSSILKIPSEEIKEIFTGISKLRRHNKEWELHLPTDQDFINKHGDIVQKQNLMWEHRFHQLSQFLKDNMSQRRKSRSESKSVSEDGKVRTSLSFSSDNESDKGKGMMGVGKKNKVSKSGSNQTTTSNS
- the mRpS7 gene encoding small ribosomal subunit protein uS7m isoform X2, whose translation is MMMMMKINALQQNGMSQYPSYYIKPVYIKESQNDLIKSGEVQKIAHLPTRAALNDQTCSLSYDPLVNLMVNYCMRQGNKVLARGLMQQCFENIKRLQLEKYHKCQSEEEKSLINLDPKDIFHKAVENCKPLLQLMSIKRGGVRYQVPVPITDKRAQFLSMNWLIQAGKEKDSNVRFHLQLARELIDASNNTGKVIKKKQDLHRQCEANKAYAHYRWS